Proteins co-encoded in one Papaver somniferum cultivar HN1 chromosome 5, ASM357369v1, whole genome shotgun sequence genomic window:
- the LOC113280115 gene encoding purine permease 3-like, with translation MSALHIQMMEEGVLSPEIKPSTPSKNIKLSDGIHGDDGGDLKLKMNKQSIMEKWGLLVLYCIFAAVGFIGGPLLLRVYFLHGGSRKWLSSALQTAGFPILLMPLAIHYAKRDKAVPQIDFFASPKLLLSSIFIGILLGVSNFMYSYGLSFLPVSTSSILLSTNLIFTALFALILVRQKFSPFSINAIVIMTLGSVLLGVGQNGDRPEGVTSLQYLLGFILCIGAAASGGLALPCIEVAYTKANQVMTYPIVLQYQFFMALSATVFSIIGMAVNKDFQAMQREADEFGLGKMEYYLVLVSSAVVWQISYIGTLGIIFYATSIFAGVVSAVLLPLTEIAAVIVFHEKFTGEKGMALAMSVWGFLSYFYGTYKESKVQTQIDSTKNQPK, from the coding sequence gtggcgacttgaagttgaagatgaatAAACAATCTATCATGGAAAAATGGGGACTTCTCGTGTTGTACTGCATTTTTGCAGCAGTGGGTTTTATTGGTGGACCGTTGTTACTTCGAGTTTACTTCTTACATGGTGGTAGTCGTAAATGGTTATCAAGTGCATTACAAACAGCTGGATTTCCGATACTTCTCATGCCACTTGCTATCCATTACGCTAAACGTGATAAAGCAGTACCGCAAATCGATTTTTTTGCTTCTCCCAAACTCTTACTTTCAAGTATATTTATTGGTATACTACTAGGAGTTAGCAACTTCATGTACTCTTATGGTTTATCGTTCCTTCCCGTTTCAACTTCGTCGATTCTACTCTCAACGAACCTTATTTTCACAGCCCTTTTTGCCTTAATTCTTGTTCGACAGAAATTTAGTCCTTTTTCGATCAATGCTATTGTAATAATGACACTGGGTTCAGTCTTACTTGGTGTTGGGCAAAACGGTGATCGTCCTGAGGGTGTCACTAGTTTGCAATACTTACTAGGTTTCATTTTATGTATTGGTGCTGCTGCTTCAGGGGGATTAGCCTTACCTTGTATAGAGGTTGCTTACACTAAAGCCAACCAAGTAATGACATATCCTATAgtgttgcaatatcaatttttcATGGCGCTTTCAGCTACGGTTTTCAGTATCATAGGAATGGCTGTAAACAAGGATTTCCAGGCAATGCAGAGAGAAGCAGATGAATTTGGATTAGGAAAGATGGAATACTATTTAGTGTTGGTCTCAAGTGCAGTAGTGTGGCAAATTTCATATATTGGAACATTAGGGATTATATTTTATGCAACATCTATCTTTGCTGGAGTTGTTAGCGCAGTGTTACTTCCTCTCACTGAAATCGCGGCTGTAATTGTTTTCCATGAGAAGTTTACAGGTGAGAAAGGAATGGCTTTGGCTATGAGTGTTTGGGGCTTCCTTTCTTACTTTTATGGAACGTACAAGGAGAGcaaagtacaaacacaaataGATAGTACTAAAAACCAGCCCAAGTAA